ATCGAGACAAGGAGATGATTCCTTCGCTTGCAGATCAACATAAGAATATCAGAGCGGCAAAGAAGAGCAGCAAAGGTTCAAGGCCACGTGGCAATTCTACCCTTGCGAAAAAACTCTCCAAACTGGGCAAGAAAGagaaagataattttcttcCGGTTACGGAAATTCCCAGGGCAAGCCCCGAAACTATTCCCACGGGTACGACGCAAAAGGTCGAGGATCATAGTCCTGTTTGGTTTTCGGattcaaaaacaaagaaaacggcATTAAACATCACGAATGCTTTGAGAATCACTACTTTGAATCATCCGATAACGGATGGTCATGTTTTATCAACTCCAAGAGCCCAGGCTGCATCGCAAGTTGGTATGCCTGTTACGGAATCGAGCGTTCCCTTTCAAGATAGCAACAGGGTACCCACTCAAGCGCCGCCCTTGCAGAGACCAAAAGCGTGGGGCATAACCGAATTTAATCCGAGGTCTCGAATCCAGAATGGTGCTTCATCGAGTAGAGCTATGGCTGGACCGAGTCAAATTGGAAGAACATTGAATATATCACCGATTCGTAACGTTTATCGAACTCCGAATCAGGTTCCGAATCGACGACTTCGTCCTTATCCTTACAGATCCTACCCCTACAGATTTCCAGGCAACCAAGCCTGGCAGGGTCATCGAGCTGTTTACCCAAACGCCTGGGCCCGAGGGTATCCTCGGCAAAATTATCCAAGCGAACAACTTAATATCAGGAGAAGGAAACGCGATGTTGCTCTCAAAGGCATGAAGCGACGGCAAAATACCTTCTTGTACAATGCGCCCGAGCTCCTCCCACGCTATAACAACCTTGCTAATCGAGGTCTGATACCAAGTTCAAATTTCCAAGGACAAAGGAATTACTTGCCGCAAAACCCGAACCCTTTTTCTGCTGGTTATCAGCGGTCACCCTACGTTCAATCCCGCGGGATGGTGCTTTCACCGGCGGAGCAACAGCCAATTCAAGTTCAAAACTTGAGATACGGGACGGAACCGGGAATTTTTCCAGGTGGACATCCTGCGCCAGTTGAGCGATGGCCGTCCTTTGTAAATCCAATTCCGAAACCCACTTTAGCGTTGCCTACTCAAAGTACACCACGGAGGGTGTTGGCCTCTACCAAGGCAACGATTGAAACTGATCCCACGAGTCGAACGCTGGGTCAAAGTACagaaatcaaggaaaaaataataCCCAGCAAAGAACTCAAACCACTTCACAAGGTACTAAATACGCCACCGAAGAAAAAGGCTGTCGCTTCTGTACATAGAGCGAATGGCTCAATTAATAAAAAACCCGTGCTTACAGCTAAAAAGCTGAAGGACTCGACGTCTCCTTCATCAAAAAGGAACGAAACTCACGTTGTACCAATGTTTGGTGGAGATATCTTGCTTTCTGTTGGCGTGTTAAAGTTCTTGCAGAAATTTGTTCATACGAGTGTCTCGGCTATTACAGAAACTGAATTGAAGGTAAGTGCATCCATCAAACTAGACTTTTTCTTCGTACGTTTATTGCAGGCCTAGGGCAGCGGTGAACGTCGACGCGAAAATCGTGAAAGCGTAAGGTAAAAAAGACCAGGGAGGGTCTGTTCGGAACTGAAATCTTCAAGGGAAAATTAGTTTAAAAAGAAGTGTCCATCAAAACAGGGAGAAGCTGGACGGATACGCGGACGAAAACATCACTTCAAAATATGAGCTTGAGCTATCCTAAGTATTTTACGATCATTCCATCTTGTCAAAACCTTAACTGAAATTCGTTTTGTTGATTGCATGACGAGTAAAGAAGAacaatgtacaaaaatgcgtgccacacgtgcagcacgatcatgtTTTTTTCATCGTGTGACGCTCTTCCTATGGACTTTCGGCCACGCTTCATAACAAATACCGTATAAGGGAAtctttgatgacgtcattgtttacataTTGTTTTATTAACATACGAGTCATCATGCTCTTGAAAAGGTAAAATATCTCGTTAATCTTAAATAAATCTGTAATTTCAATTATTAGCAGTCAAAAACTGAACAAATGCTTGCGTGACAAAAACTGAACAAATTCTTGCGTGACATAGGTGCTTATGatcccatacattctttgtaaattttcgaattttcaaagcatcattgctcagagattatctggtatatcggGTTTAATTCTTTAAAGATACCTCACTATGCAATGGATTTTCAATATAAGCGAgttcagagtttcaaaaaacgtgcGCGCGTCGCGTCGGGATAAAAGCAAGCATGTAtttaaaaaaagtcaaaagaCTTCTAATGCAAATTTTTGCAGctatttaacaaaacaaaaaaagacaattagATACTTGCCTTTATCCCGACGCGCAAATTCGTTTCTTGAAACTCCGAACTGGCTTATTCAGTATCGCGTTATGATAATGTGGCAAAGTTCCCCTATATGCGCATGCACAGGCGAAGTCCATGCGCGCCGTTTTCAGAGTAAGctatattttgttttgatgaaataattatttgccaTTCGTCTCTTCTTTTTGTTCGACAGCTTTTTGTGAATTCTAGCAGCCACCTGTTGGATCTCaagaataaacaagaatggAGAAATGCGCAAAAGGTATGACCATAAATGAAGGCTCTAAAACttgatgtgaaaaaaaaaacgtaaacaTAGAAATCGTAACTGTGGCTTCGATGGAGAAAATGTAATATGTTGTTTTCTTAGTCCCAATGCCTCTTTGTTTTATGCGCCCTCATCGTCTCAGGTCACGTGCTTGAAGCGAGCGTAAAAAATAAAGCCGCGCGTTCGTTGGCTATTCCGCCTCGGTTACGTCACTACCATGGGTAACCGAGAAAGCCTGGATAAACGACGTTCAGTGACTAATCAATCTAGTTGATCGATATTCTGTTACGTCACTGATTTCGTTTATGTGAGCTGGCGTAAGAACCACGTGCTTAAAACCCTTTCACTCTCATTGATCTAAAAGTTCCTTCTCGTAACTACTGGATTTCTTCTTTGGATGGTCAAGAGAATTTGGTGTTAATTTATACCGGGACCATACcccttaagctgataataatttTCATTCTTAATACTTGTCTATCTGACAGTGTATTTGAATTGAGAGGAGAATATTTACGTACTGATTGATCCTGGGAGTCCTGAAAAGTTTTGATACAGGTTCTTCTTTCTCCTTGATTTTAACTGACGACTTTTAGATCTATGAATAGGTGTTTTTCTCAAGGGATAGTAGTCCAAACATatgagggagcttaagcaacgatgacggcgacggcaacgagaacgtcatttcaaaatataaattcacgttggTGTAATGGcgtcgtgactatttcaacctttttaatgtgacaagggtgtgatagttcctcaaaagtgacactggtcggaacggggtttaatttaggggagaaaatgaaaatttatcctcaagtgctgacgttcgtcgaaaaacctcaaatttggctatttcacgttgttgttttgcagacgacggcaaagaaatccattcgccgttgtcattgcttaaACTCCTTATTATGTAACTCTATTATGCCCTATATTTACACCTTCTAGCACGCCAAGGCACTTTATAAGAGAGGGATCAATGTTCTGGAAGATAGCAGCAATTGGGACTGGGATGAGTCTCAAAAAAAGACAGTGAGTTCCAGTTATTCTCATATTGTTCTTCGTtgagccgcggctacacgagtgATTGGGGAGCATACACAAGCACAACGACACGatgaacggtgtggttgtttgggaaaaaaattaaaatgtttcattaggtgctcacgtcctctacacaacctcaaatttggtcaattcacgtctttagggagcttaaggcgctgttacactgtgcaatttttcgtgcaacttttctcgcaacgccatttctacaaacgttgTCACATTACGAAGCAAGTTGCTTTATGGGTGTTAcactgagcaacgtttcatgggacattttcattggctagtGCCGCAGACCATGGCGACACAAGTTGGAGGACAGATTTTACAATGCGCAATGCTTAAAATTCTACGTTCCGCAACGGTTAACGTTTCTGCAACTGGTTTCGCAGCGTTTTTGTCCGTTGCGAGGTATGTTACATCGGGTAATGATTCGTGCAACTCGTTTCGCATGTCGttacgagacaagttgcacgaagaattgcacagtgtaacagcgcctttaaggccggtttacacgctACGATTTGTCGCCCCGATCTGTCGGCCCGACAGTGTCGGGACGCGAATCTTACGTGTATTTTGACACCCGATCTTAAGGCCCGACGTCAGTCCCGACGTGAAGAATGTCTAGTAGCCCTCGTTCTTTTTTAAAGCGGTGTTTTACTCCGCATGCGTAGTGAATGCTACGGCGAATACAAAATGGCTGACGAGCACAACGGTTTTTGGTCGCTTTATTCAtcaacagcagcagcaacaacgtCATTACTGTTACTTGCTGCAGCATTATCAAGAATCAAAAAGAGAGGAAGAAGGAAAACACGATGTGCTTGGGTGAAAAATTGGCATTGGGCCGAAGCCGGGGCTTTTCACCAACTTATGTCATATCCAAGTTGTTCGTTCAGTGATTTGGCTACATGCGTTCTCGCAATCTCTCTTTTGTTCTTGCCATGATACTCTTTATTCCCCTTGTCATATAGACACGGATATTTAATCCATTCCGCTATCAGCAGGGAGATTTCTTTCTCTTGGAAACTGCGCGACTTTGGCCTCTTCAGAGTCTtcatgtccgccattttgattgcttCTGTTTGGTACGCATGCTCTTTTCTCAaaaatttgattgacatgtcgGCTTCTTTGAAAGTGTCGGCCCGACTCGAcaaaaatctgttgcactgcaacagaTTTTCTGAATCGGGCCGATTTCGTTTTCACGAATCGGCCTTAAGATCGGGTGTCAAAATACACGTACGATTCGCGCCCCGACACTGTCGGGCCGACAGAtcgggccgacaaatcgtaccgtgtaaaccggcctttaagcaacgacaacggagacggcaacgagaacgtcatctcaaaatataaatttgcgtcattttaatcgcttcgtgactatttcaacgtttttaatatgacaagggtgtggtatttcctcaaagatgacaccagtcggaacggcactccatttaaGGAGagttatcctcaagtgctgacgttcttcataaaaccaaaaacttggcaaattcacgttgttgttttgccgacgacggcaacgaaatggacaaaagtgaaaaacgcacgtgcagggcgtgcaaagctattgtttttacccactaaatatgcaaattcgtgacgttctcgttgccgtcgccgttgtcgttgcttaagttcccttttgtaaggacgaggacggcaaaaaaatgtaccaaaatgcaaaatgcacgtgcagggcgtgcagagctattgtttttgctcatttaaCGTATTAGGGAGTCTTGAAAACGTGTTATCGTGTTTTCAAGTTAACGATGAAGCGATTGAAGAATATATTCACTTAGTATTCAAtcttgaatgaaagaaatgtgtatatttTGAAGCTAAAAAAGTGCGTGGCATAAACGAAATGGAAAAGTGATCATGGCACTTAggtagacaatttaagcaattgtctcttaaatTGCCTGCTTCCAACTGAGttgcttcatggctcagttggtagagcattgcaccggcatcgcagaggtgaTGGATTTGAGTcacgttggagccacctgaatttttcaggtgtccacCATAGAgacaataggccagtttcgtattctaacggttggactggatctagcatgaaatggaggctaatgcgggcaaattaatgtGCGTTTGAAAGGGGTTGCCCGCAtaagcctccatttcatgctagatccagtccagccgtgagaattcgaaaacggTCTATTGCACGGCCACGTTCAACCGACgtgcatacaccttattccaaatggccgccatttaaatattcttttgtttttattaaaattagcAAGTCAACGCTAAAATGTTGGTAAACGAAAACAAtagatcaagtgaagctatgatcttcgcagttgtgaacgcaatttttacaattgcgtagagaagcctgaaaaattcagcacttcaatggggtttgaacccgtgacctcgcgattccggtgcgacgctctaaccaactgagattGAGCGTGAGGAAGGGCGAGGgaaaaccttcgatgcaaacaacagttcatgcggtgacttttgcttgcgTTTTTGCTTTTGCGTgtcagctcacgatatgatgacgtcgttactggaagtaacatttcacttccttagcaactaGCGAAAAATCCGTGTGTGGGCCCTTAAGAACTTCCAAAACATCACTTCTCCTACCTACAAATCACGCGTCGTGACTATTTTAAGTTGTTCATTACGAAACTGAATTGAGTTGCTGCTTTTCAGAAATTTAACCTATGAGggaaacttaaaagaaaaatcgTCGAGAGCGCAGTGCACGTCCTCCAGATAActtgaaaattggtcatttcacgtcgtcaggCGAAGAAATTCACTACAATGTAAAACGCATGCGCAATGTGAAACTCACGTGCACTGCAAAATGCACGCGGGGCGTgcaagccattgtttttgttcatcgTATCTAttttttgtgttgttgtcttccATGTAGGGGTCTTTCTTGCTTAAACTCTATGGcaagtttacattttttgtaaCTTTATTTTGTTGATTTCTATGCAGCCCAAAGACTCCAAGATCGGACCAGTAGTGCTGGACCTTGTTGGTACAGTTCAATACTTCGTCATGAACGCATCATACAGGGTCCCTATTGCCAAACcacttttgacaaaaaatattcGTAAGTGATGAGCAGTTAATATTTTCGTCCAAAAGGAAGGCTAGACTTAATAGAAGACTGATTAAtgatggtaataggactgagtagAGTAAAATTCAAGGAGTAATCGGGCGAGTAATTTCAAAATAGGCCGATCGCGAAAAACACCACAAGCGTGTCAGCAACAATATGCGCTGCCGTTCAGTGACAATATTAAAAAAAGCACCTATTAGGGAATTTTAGAAAAGACAACCGCGACGTCACTGGAAAGCACCCACGTCACTTGAAAATAAACCTTTGAGGTAGGTGGCGTTTTTGAATCGTATTTGCCCGACCAGACGAATGCGCAATAACGATTTCGAAAATGTTAACTTTCACATATAGCGCATTAGCTCTCGATGGTATCACGAGTCTCTGATGTTATTGTTTATCGTTATGCGATAAACCTCTGTTTTCAAGAATCTACAgtctggagagcgttttcaaacATCTTCGTTGTCGGTTCCCGAAAACGCGGCATTCGTGTGAAAGGGAGGCAAAAACATTAACGGGGGAAGAAGTCTACGATTTCGAAACCAACCGGATACGTGGGGGGTCTAGTATTTCTTGGCGTTGCCTTAGCTGTCATCGTTTATAAGACCCTCTAACAAAATCAATGAGAATTTATCATTTTAACGTTTAAcctttattttcagtttttgtagCAAAATCCATTGGTGCTGACGTTTCGGATCCTACTCGACCCATGTCCTTTCCGAACTACTCCGACCCAGTAGTATCAAACTGGAGTGCTGGGCACGATTCTGTTACCATGACACCGAGTATCTTTGAGTCTGCGGCGTTAGGTGGGTACAGTGGTGTCCTTCAGTTGGAAAAGTAAACTTAAAGTAAAAATAGTCTTCATGTCTCTCTCTGTGCGAACCAAATAAATCTACAACATCTCGAGTGTCTTAAGTTGAATTTTTACTCTTCTGTGCACTGGTTTGACGAGCCGCTGTGCTTTTTACGCGAAGGGAAGTTTTGCATAAATTTTGATTTCCTTCCTGGCCGCAACAACAGAGCCACTTGAGCTTATGTAAGACGCTCCATTTATCGTCTTTTCCGATTCTATTTCCAGGGAAAAGTGTGAACGTTCATCTCCTGACATCTCGCTTCAAAACGATTCCTCAGCTCCTACCACTGGGACATGACAGGTACTATTCGAACCATTCACTCTTTGATAAAACGGCGACATGAAGAGATAACTAGGCATCATTTTGGCATTTACTCAGGCTTCGAAGAGGCAAAAGGATATTTCGGAAACTACGAGGATTCTCTGCCTTTGTCATGATAGATTATTGTTTGTTCTCACACTCCATAAAAGATAACTCTATGTTTCGTATATGTGCCACGATCGTATCATCCTTTGACAAGAGTCCAACATCCATAAATTGTTTCACAACGATTTCAAacaccggtcagtgtaaaacgcagactgcagaccgggggtaaaatgcagactgaggttataatttaactgttgaaaaagcccaaacccattagaaatgctaacctaaTGCTAACCTAAGGCACCCAAGGCACCttaggttagcatttctaatgggtttgggctttttcaacagttaaattataacctcagtctgcattttacccccggtctgcagtctgcgttttacactgatcGTTTCAAACACTGATTTATTCCCAGATTGATGTTTTTTACTTAGTCTTTAAAAACACCGTTATATAGATATACATTAGATGTCGAACTCCAAtgcatatgcaaaatttggcgTGGACAAACAGAGAGTATTGTGGTATCTTTCGCTTTGGCCAATTCGGAACCAAAAAAATTCGTTTTCAATGGATGTAAACTTTTTTGGAATGTTCCACGAAAACAGTTCCGTAgtgcaaattaaaacaaaacttacCAGTATCCCCGACGCAACCTCAGTCGCATTATTAGCctaagggagtttaagcaacgacgaGGGTTACGGTAGCAACGTCAGAAaaaaagaatatcattggttaaaaaaaggaaaaacggtCAAACGTGCTGTTCGTCGGAACGCATTTTGTACAACGCAGaaaagatggaataatcgcgaaattgTTATGATAGCGCAATGCAAagttatagagtgttttcacactGATGACATAGCGGCGGCCATGTTGCaattggtgttccaaaacaaacaaatagcagccatgatggtgtaccaaaccaATCCTCCGGCAATTGAACTCTAGGTGTGgcgtgcagggatggcgcagtagtgagagcacgcGCCCCCActaatgtgacccgggttcgattcccagactcggcgtcatatgtgggttgagttttttggttctctactctgctccgagaggttttctccgggaaCTCCGGTTTCCCttccactcaaaaaccaacatttgactggGTTGcgttcttttttaatttcagctcagagtgtccccaattagtgctccagcgctagaacgacttgacacttgaataaagttcctttccttttctcatTATGCAagtactttcttttgtttcattaatccaatatggccgcaggtcatgtgagtgaaaacgctccatattTTGGAGTGATGTCGTCGTCGGCGGTGCCGTTGTCCTTGCTGAATTAAACTCCTTATTTATCGCTTTCTCAAAAATGCCGAAATACGTTTCTCTAGAGAAGAAAATGAACGACGAAAGCGGCCAATTTCGGAGTTGTGCGTTCCACAGAAAGAGCGACAAATAAATGTTTGAGCAACGACGCAGTTCCTTTTCTTATGTGAAGTCTATCGGCTCAAGTTTTTTTCCATTGTTTGCTTTCCCAGTGGTGTGGTCCTGAACAGTGCTGTGTTATCGAGCACAGTGAACCCAGCCTTGAAGGGTGAGCTTAACCCTCCTGTGAAACTCGTCATGGCCGTCTTAAACGTAAGTAAGAATCACAAGTATCTGCAttcaaattttgatgaaaaaaaaaaagctttatgAATCGTTGTCTATGTGAAATTGAATATGTGCGGAGTATGCGACACGTCTGAATTCGCATGCCGAAAACATTGCTGAGGAAAATATGCTTTTAGCACGATGGAAGTTGGCAGTAGAGAAATCGTTCATAAATAACTCTTTTACGCCAGTTCGCTACTGTAATTGTGGCGACCGACTCCACTGACAAAGAAAAAGCTGCTTTCTTTTTGGTCCCAAATCTGCAACCCAGATAGGTTACATATACATTTGTCTTTTGCCCCTAATTTTAGTCGAGTTTGATCAAGTTTGACCAGCAATGCGTAGCATGGACTCCAAAGACAAGGTAAGCTTTCTTTATGAGAGCAAGAGAGAAAATATTGTTACATAAAGAAGAACAGGTAATTAGTTCTACATTACATACtaatttcataagaaaaacttcgcacttagactcgctttgaagaggaggcagacatgaactcggaaatgacttTTTGAGTATACCAGATAACTTGGGTTTAAAGGGTCTCATGGGTATACACACTAACCATAACTCTAAAACTAACCATTCTAAATTAGTTTTGTGCTAATGAGGGAAGCAAAAGTTTGGACCTAATCAGTAAAATGGGcgcttagacttaatctgtaaaTAAGAGTTTGACCTATGGGACTCTTGAACTTGCCTTTAAAATGTTTGAGCcttcatttaaaaaagacacctgtttattttaagtggaattttcctatttaatggtccgccattactaactttaaaatcttgagagagctggatcgaagagaaaatgacgtcagactcactagtttaagaatgcaatgcctGTGTACgcagctgaattaatatgcaccacgggagtttcgggctttcgtacatttaaactcgtgttttgcataaataagaagctgcatttacactCTGAAATCTTAAGCCAGTGAGTATATGACGTCATTTTTCCTCAGATCCAACCTTCTGtagtccaatcggtcagttttgaaggtGAGTGATGACGGAACTtgtccaaaacttacactcaaagtgaaCAACCTTCggataaaagtcaaagatcacaattttgccagtcaggtgttaagcaaacaaacaaaagcagaaaaaagagaagtgattttttgatcatagtagcacttaagaATTATCTCATTTTAACTTTTATAAGTGTGACAGCACGGTCATACTACTGTATGGTGTTCGTCTTTGTTTCAGTCCAGGTAGTAAAGGAGGCGAGTGGTCTCCAAAAGGCTGCAAGATGACTGGTTCAAATGCTACCCATACCATCTGCGAATGTAATCACATGACAGACTTTGCTGTACTTGCTGACACCAGTAAGGCTAAGGTAAGTTCGACAGTTTTTACAGCAGTTTTTTAATAGAGTTCCGATAAGCCAAACTTCATATATCATCTAAACTGCCTTCTTAAATTTCGTTCTGCGTGGTAAGACAAGGCAAGTTTCAGGGGCTTTGAGGAGCGAGCCTTTCTCATGACACCTCCGAATTATTAACGGCATGTTTTAATAATTGGTGCAAATATACTCGTGTGTACTTAAGATCCAACTGAATGTTTCCGTTTCAGGGCGTCGGGTCCATGCCACACCCTTCAACTGCTGTGCCTTCTCCTGGAACAAGTAATGGCCGCAGTTGGACAGGCATAATCTTCGCAATACTTGCTGTTTTGCTGGTGATCTTACTCTTGATAATCCTGCTCTTCTATTGGAGGTAATATGCCGTATGTAACAATCAATTCCTAAATGCGCATCAGAAAATATGAACTTTATTAACAAAAAGTacttaagtaatgatccgtgtaaggtggatagcaatttccttcgttatgcggcaacggggctttccccacataggaatgttatcatttttacacagagaatgcataaacctacaggaaggcagttaacgcaataaaattcatttacagccaactttgaaagggtgtttttttgagttaaaagattttgaccaatcacaagagttgaaaacaaaagccaagaaacgtttacaattttacatgttccccacatacgatttctgtggaattcatttaaactgagaccagatgaaagatggaagatggttggaaagtaagaatgaatataatactgcttttatgaagttttgttaacttttgctgtttaagccaatcagaagtaagtacagataatagaaaagttatcacctttttgcataccaattgaattccaacatgttcgttgccgttgttgctatcgttcttatctggaccgtttcttaaaagCCGAGGACAATGATACGCTAATCAGGGAGACTGTAaaccaaatcaaatgaaatcaagttaaacCACATCATTAAGAAACCAGAGCCGTTTGTTTCACATCTTGCATCACTACTTTGGCAATGACGGCCAAAACAGGGGAGCCCATATCCGATAAATCTGTTGTCTCTGTGTCTCGACGCCACTCACTTTACAATGACATTCACCATAAAGAGATTGGGGTCACGGTTTATGGTTCTCCCGTTTTCGCCGCCAAGGTGCAAAACATCAGTTTCCTCGTTGTCCAATTTACTTTTCTTAACTCATATGACACGACGAAATTTCCGTGATACCCTCGCCCTCCGACTCTTCACGACATCCTCTTCGGAATCTCACCTCGCTTCCAATTTCGCACACCTTCACTTTAAGTTGTTCTTTACTCATGCGGGGccatacattaaaaaaaaaaaaacgatctcAGTAATCCTTGTTTCAGCAGCTGGGATTTATGGTCCTTCAATTGTTTTTATTGATTCCTTTCccagaaagaaaagaagaaacgaAGATGAGTCCGCTTCATCTCGGCCACGGTCTAGAGGTATTTAACTCACTAAAAGGCAAAAATACTTTTCTTCCTCGCGCGACTAAATACGGAGCATTGTTTAAACGCAGCTCCTGTGCCAAAGCACATACGTTTTGGAAGATTTGCTGAAAAACGTGAACGGAACAACTGtccaagaataaaataaacTACTTTGACGATTCatcggcagccattttgatttttatcgtttaaaaagatattatgggatgctcaggggacaaattaatatgtatttgtaTTTGCCCCTTGGACATCCCATACTAACTACTGGAACAACATAATTCGAAATGGCCACCGTATCGACGAAGTAGTCTATTATGCGTCCACTTTTAGTTGAATGCCAGATgttataaaaatatttaattcagAGAACAGATATTTCGTTTCGCTTCTTcattcaaacttttttttatgttttaaatAGCTTTGAGAAGATCCAGATCCTTTTCTCGGCCTACAGCTAAAGCATCTAGATCAAGCAGCAGCAAGG
The genomic region above belongs to Montipora capricornis isolate CH-2021 chromosome 5, ASM3666992v2, whole genome shotgun sequence and contains:
- the LOC138049416 gene encoding uncharacterized protein isoform X1 — translated: MAQTCQPNLPVFNVTLSAGTASGSFWKLGRVKNVNHCGQLCCYYPGCDLAFSVDDICYNVKCHSEELCQLRKKNFSRHQVAVTLVSRKIKEVTSNQTYRTITEEDNKGKDKGEDISFNELDNKYESHLLSTYQNEDKGIDFESQNSFPTKVTTRQFISKMPPNVYSDLATKTSDTCSAAKILDKVTFRSGLKSGDFSDYGEVSDMNACVKHCCAQKSCDVSLLLNNHCYTLHCYKPELCKTIPAHGSPLESKIAFVVRQSSADRSKTRVKKTSSSNRGLCPHGAIFRDVSLKGGKKAGNFQILAGARDMRSCIQKCCENPKCQVAWLLGDHCYSVACYDKCITVKKRPGRIHSQLTLLTRKPQQLGNDKRQDIPGAKGSSGKEFTVFLTITDRVFTDNLKDIESLEFLNLAEKLQVAIGTVFMNAPSLQPEVISFRSSPVVAELKLTAKPKTLVSDVLKPLIATVKAGLLKSSIDGIPISFKLSEAGFRFVTSSGSNLVCGPEHDYDINWKLAMFNTTDSRICPRKAQGKSSRFCAGNETQNATWQDPNFSECVSHAYQILHQESKDLADRAAKKLPFAKVTATQIITRLEKLVFSDTYRDKEMIPSLADQHKNIRAAKKSSKGSRPRGNSTLAKKLSKLGKKEKDNFLPVTEIPRASPETIPTGTTQKVEDHSPVWFSDSKTKKTALNITNALRITTLNHPITDGHVLSTPRAQAASQVGMPVTESSVPFQDSNRVPTQAPPLQRPKAWGITEFNPRSRIQNGASSSRAMAGPSQIGRTLNISPIRNVYRTPNQVPNRRLRPYPYRSYPYRFPGNQAWQGHRAVYPNAWARGYPRQNYPSEQLNIRRRKRDVALKGMKRRQNTFLYNAPELLPRYNNLANRGLIPSSNFQGQRNYLPQNPNPFSAGYQRSPYVQSRGMVLSPAEQQPIQVQNLRYGTEPGIFPGGHPAPVERWPSFVNPIPKPTLALPTQSTPRRVLASTKATIETDPTSRTLGQSTEIKEKIIPSKELKPLHKVLNTPPKKKAVASVHRANGSINKKPVLTAKKLKDSTSPSSKRNETHVVPMFGGDILLSVGVLKFLQKFVHTSVSAITETELKLFVNSSSHLLDLKNKQEWRNAQKHAKALYKRGINVLEDSSNWDWDESQKKTPKDSKIGPVVLDLVGTVQYFVMNASYRVPIAKPLLTKNILFVAKSIGADVSDPTRPMSFPNYSDPVVSNWSAGHDSVTMTPSIFESAALGKSVNVHLLTSRFKTIPQLLPLGHDSGVVLNSAVLSSTVNPALKGELNPPVKLVMAVLNSSLIKFDQQCVAWTPKTSPGSKGGEWSPKGCKMTGSNATHTICECNHMTDFAVLADTSKAKGVGSMPHPSTAVPSPGTSNGRSWTGIIFAILAVLLVILLLIILLFYWRKKRRNEDESASSRPRSRALRRSRSFSRPTAKASRSSSSKSDGASSPGSSHSSQFDEMIAARRRKMAQDKEEKARRAQEEGREDEEEDDKLLMKEKAMLFSDYHQPYHFLSNKGEKRREKPEKSRRSAMDEEGSDV